AATTTAATAGGTTATATGACAATAACTCGGTTTGAAAAAAATCTTAAACAAAATTGTAAAAGAGTATTTTATATTATTTTTTATTTTTTAAATTGTATATAAAAGAAGATTTATGAAATAAAATGTTTTCCTTTTTTAAAAAATCTTAATAAAATAAAATAAAATAAAATTTTAAAGTCTTATTTAATAAAACATTAAATTATTACATAAGAACATGTATAATGTTGTCATTGATTCGATTGGTGTATTTGACTTTCATTTCTTTTTACTTTTTATTCAATTTCTTATTTCGGGTTGTGTTCAGTGTAAACTTTTAGGTATAGTATTTTTTCTAATCCTAAGTACAAAGTTTATAACAATTTATCTATGCACCATGATTATAAAATACAAATATTAACTTGAATTTATGTGTGAAAACGAGTTTTAGTTATAAAATAAATATCAAACAACATATGCAAAAAACAATCATAAAACTATTATAAAATGATTTATTATTTAATGGTTTTTATTAAATTAAAACATCAAATAAAATTTGTTACAACGCAACGGGTTCATATCTTGTGATATAATAAATAATAATGGATTAAAGTTACCGTTTTCTTTGTTACCGTTGTCATAGTTCTAGTGAAAATCATTTTACAACTTATATCTTAAAAGTGTCTTTTTTTTTTTTTTGTCACACATATCTTAAAAGTGTCTTAGCTCAACTATTTAGGCTTTAACCTAGGGCCCATTAATATTTAACCGCCAGGGAAATTTACGCCGTTGCCCCTCTTAACTGAAATCACAACAACGGCGCCGTTTTGGTTTAGTTTAATTAACTTCTTTTTTTTTCTTGGTAATCCAAGTTAAGATATTTACGAAGGTTGCTTAGCTTTCGAGCTGTTGTAAAAAGATCACGATCGCAACTTGTGAAAGAGAGAGAGAGATATCGAGAGATTCGGATATGGCTTGGTTAGCTAGATCCATCGCGAACTCACTCAAGCTCGACGAGGACGATGGAGATGATGAAAAGAGACTTTCTGGTGAAGATTCCGTTCCGAATCAGTCGGTGTCGGAGTCACAGTCTCCTCGAGGGGTTAAGGAAGACATCTCCGAGCTCACCAAGACCTTGAGAAGCCAATTCTGGGGCGTAGCTTCGTTCCTATCGCAACCGTCTTCGTCTCCGGATCTCCAGGAGAGAAATCAGAGTCCAGATCATGCGGAGGAGGAGGACGAGGATCTGATCGCTGGGATTAGGAACGATTTCGCGGAGATTGGAGGGAGATTCAGGACGGGGATTTCGAAGCTCTCTGAGAACTTGCCGGTATCCGATTTCACCAAGATCGCTTCGAACTTCTTACAGTTAGGTTCAGAAGGAGCCGATCCGAAGGATTACGGTGACATAATCGGAGTCACCGAGGAGCTAGTTGCGTTCGTGAGGGATCTCGCGATGCATCCCGAGACTTGGTTGGATCTTCCTTTACCTGATGAGGATGATACCTTTGATGGTAAGTCTCTTAGCTTCAGGAGGATCTTGAGCTTGCTTTGTCACTCACTATAGATTGTTTTATCTTGTGAATTTGATGCTATTTTTCAGAGTTTGAAATGACTGATGATCAGCACGAGCATGCTATGGCCGTTGAAAGGCTTGTACCGAGCCTTTCTTCTTTGAGGATTGAGCTTTGCCCTGAATACATGAGTGAGAATTGCTTCTGGATGATTTACTTTGTGCTTTTGCATCCTAAACTCACTCAACACGATGCCTCGCTTCTCTCCACTCCTCAGGTAAAAATAGTATCATCTCAGGTTTCTTGGGATGTAAAAGTTTAGCTGATGTGATTCTTGTGTAGGTACTCGAAGCAAGAGCAATGTTATCTCACGAGTTACAGAAAATAAACAGAGCACCTGTGGAAGGAGAGAGTTCCGAAGCTAACGCTGCAGTGGTTGAACCTCTTACCGTAAATCCGCAGGAGTTTGAGACAGACAAGCACACAGTTGAGAGCAAGGAGATACAAGTCGTTGACAAATCTGTGATTGAAGAAAGAAACTCATCAACTGATTCTTCTTCTTCATCCAGATTTGTCAACGTGCAAGCTGAGGACGAAGAAGAAGAAGAAGAAGACGCAGATGATTGGCTGAACGATGAAGAGAGTTCAGATGCTGTGAGCGGCATGGAAGGAGGAGCAACTACTAAGCATCCTCTTGGTGAAGAAGACGAAGAAGATGTGTCATTCAGTGATCTAGAAGATGACGATGAGGAAAGAGACGTACAGGTGAGTTCCAAGAGATCTACTAACTCTAGTTCACCAGACTGGGTACAGATATAAGACAACCAACACAGGTCAGGTAAAAGAGAACAAAGAATCAAACCATTTGCTCAATGTCGATGAAATGTAATTTAAATGACCTCTAGTGTTCTTTTGGTTATATAAAAGATATAATCTCTTCTATCAATAATCTGTTCGATGAAAACTCACTCATACGAGGCCTTTATTAGAAACTACAATGTTTGTATAAAAGGTAGAATTTGTTTATCATTACGATTGTAGATTAATAAGAAATTGATCTTTAGATCCTGGATTCGAAGCATGGTAACTAAACAGAAATGTTTTAATGCAAAAAAAAGAGAGAGTAAAATGCTCCCAAGTGTATCAAGGACAAAACTGGTCTCTCTTGTCTTGTCTCGTCACTATTAGTACCTCTCGAACTTAGTTTTACCGCCGGGTCTGCCACCACGACCTCTGTTAAACTTATTATTAACAGGTTCTCTCTTGCTCCTGTACCCGTCTCCTTCTCGATGTATCTTCAGCAATAATTTGGGTGGTGATGAGAAACAGAACGAAGCCGCAACCTCCTGCAGAAAAAAAAAAAAAGATTTGCGTTTTACTCAACTCAAAACTGCAACGTATACTAAGATCATATAACAGCAGATTTTGGTTGGTTACCTTGAGATCGAGTCGGTGAGCATTAAAGACATCTTTCATAGAGTGAGAATCATATCCTGATATGTAAGTCTTGTATGCTTCTTTTGCTGACACGCTCAATGCACTGTTTTCAGATATCGTCTTTTCCTGCAATTTTATTATTTAAAAAACATTAGTTAAACAAAACCTCTATGCTCTTGAACGTAGTATATAAAGAGTGAATAAAGTTTTCGGAGAGAGACAAATGTTTTACCAGGAAAGCCTGCACATTGAGCAACTTCTCTTCCTCAAATTCATGTTCTTCAACAGGAATTTTAGCTGCCTGGAATAATTCAGATTCTTCACTCAGTTATATAGTCCGTGCAACAATGTCATCAACTTAATGAAACAATTACCTTGAGATACTGAATAAACTGCAACTCCGCTGGAGTTAGAACAAGCAGAGCCTTCCCTTTTGCACCCTCTCCACGAGCTGTTCTACCTACTCTATGAATGTATTCCTAAATATTAAAAGTAAAGATACATCAGAGTGATTCTCACATGCATATGAAGTACAAATTATATAAGTAACATACCGTAGGATCATCTGGAGGATCATACTGCACAATCCAATCCTAAAACAAGCAGACAATATTCAATCAAAGACCAAACACCAACTAATAAGATTACTTACAACATTTAAAAAAATTGTTGAAAAGGAAACATACCACACGTGGGAAGTCAAGACCACGGGCACCTACATTAGTACACAATAAGACACCAGTTTCCAACTTTACGAACTGGAAAAACGTTGAAGTCCTTTTGCTCTGCTCCATCCCTCCATGGATGGCGAGGCAATCTATTTTGATGTACCGAAAGAGTTCCGTGTGAAACTTTGTCGATTTGCAAGTGGAGAAAAATACCATGATCTTCTTCTTCCCGTGAAACGTCTTCAAGAAGGTGAGTAAAAAGAGTAACCGCTTTGCACTTGGCACAACACAGTAACCTTGCTCCAAGCCTTCATTTGTAACCTACAGTTTTCAATTTCCACTTTAGGAAATGGAAAAGAAGAAAAATGTAAGAATAGATCAAAGAACAATGTGATCATCTGCTACCTCTTTTCGTCCTTCGTCCACATCAATATAAACAGGTGATGTAAGTGACACCCTAGCAAGATCCTCAACCTGTGGGTTTAACCGAATGTAACCAATCTTAATAAGCCTTTGCTAATAAAATAATGAAGGAACTATACAAAACAAACCTTGGATGTCTGTGTGGCGGAAAACAGTGACGTCTGCCTTGTCTGCATCAAATAAAAAAGACAATTTAGACACTATGTCCTTATTGAATCATTAGTTACTTCAGTATGCAAAGCCGCGAGAATACCTTTGGTAGAAGCTTAATGATCTTCTTCATGTCTTCTTCAAAGTTCTGTTCCAGTATCCTATCAGCCTCATCCATAACAAGAAACTGCAGTTTAACACATAACAGTAATTGCATTAACTCAAAAACCATGACAAATAGACAGTACTACCCAAAAATTGAAAATCAGAGTTTTTGTGTGTTACCTTCAAGTTCTTGAATACAAATCCATCAGTATTCTCAAGGTGATCGAGAAGTCTGCCAGGGGTAGCCACCAACAGATTAACACCTTTGACAAGAATTTCAACTTCTTTCTTTCTGGGCTCACCACCAATAACCTTTCCCACGGTCTGAGAATGGAACTTAAGAAGCTCTTTCGCCACTAAATACGACTGAAACATGAAAGATGTTTTGAGTATTCACTCATTGACTTGATTCAAGTAGTGACAAATATAGAAGACCTGAATGGCAAGCTCTCTTGTTGGACAAATCACAATAACACCGGTTCCATTGCGAGGAGTAAACCGGACATGGTAAAGAAGCTCTACAGCGGGTATAAGAAAAGCCAAGGTCTTTCCAGAACCGGTTCTGGCAGCTCCGAGTACATCTTTCCCCATCATCAACGGCGGAATCGCTTTAGCTTGAATCTGCAACATTCAAGGATTAGTTTTGTAAACGGGTTAATAATAAAAAAGGTTGAATCTTTTTACCTGAGTCATGCGTGCGAATCCCATCTCTTTGATGGATTTATGAGTGTTATCAGATAGCCCCAATGACTCAAACGTTTCGTTAGTCATTATACCCATCTTCTTCTTCTTTGGTTCTTCATCGCTAATTGCTTCGGTCTCTTCATCCTCTGTCGCAACCTGCTTTAGTTTCTTCTTCTTCTTCTTCGGTTCTTCATCTGTTATTGATTTTGGCTCTTTAACCTCCCTCTTCGCTAGCTGCTTTAGTATCTTCGCTTTGTCTCTGGATCTTTTCTTCTTCGTCTTCATCTCTTCCTTTTCGGGTGAATGCTGCTCCAAATCCAAATTCCCCATGGTTTGAAGGGCTTTTCTTCTTCTTCTTCGATTTGAGGCAAGCAGAGAGACTTTGGTTTTTAACCTCTATCAAAATCGAAATAGGGATACAAGATTATTAGGGTTTATCGAGGTCTCTCTGTATATCAGTATTTCAAGAAACCGGACCGGAACAGAGTTGGTTTAACTGTATTAAACTAAAAAAAAATCTCTAAACCGACGAACCCAAAAGAACTACAATGGGCCGGGTTTTATGTTTCTATTTAAAAAAAAAAAATTCCAAAATTTGCCACATGTCTAAGATTACCAAAGAAATTAAATGGATGTCATTGATTTTGACATAACGTAATGACTAACAATTATGTCATTTATTATCTGGTTTTACCATTTATTTCTGTAATCATCCAGTGACTTTGTGTTGTTAGTGATGATGTGGCAAAAAAAAATATGCTGAATAAGATATTTAAATATGATGTCAACAAAATGAAATGTGGCTAAAATTTTGTGCACACTATTGACAATGACATTGTCAAAATCATCCAAATCACTACTTTTTACCTCTAATAAGTAAATCTATACTATAATCACAGTAAATTATAAACCAAATATAATAGATAACTATTTTACTATATATTTAAAAATTTTCAGCAATGGAACATACATATTAAATCCTATCCACCCATTTAAATATTAAACCCTAGACAATCCCCCTAGTTACTAAATCTAAACCCAAATATAATCTTAATCATATGTTGCAAGTTTACAATTCTATCTCAGTGACATAGTACAATACCCAAGATACGGTAAAAACTATACATAACAAACCCACCTAAAATCGCTGACTACTATACACAAACCTCTATTTAGTAATTCTAAACTCAAACCAGAAACCTATCAATCCAAATACAATCTATAAACTATTTTTCAATATTAGACAATCTAAACCCTAACAAGAAACCTATAACACGGCAAATTATTACATATTTAATAAATAGTATAGAACTATTGACTCAAATAGTATAGAACTTATAAATAGTATAGAATGCTGACTCACACCCAACTTTAAATATTAAACCCTAAACTGTTATCACTAAACCCAAAACTCAACCCTCACCTTTCAAATACTAAACCATAAATCTTAATCACAAAATCTTAAACCATACCACTCATTTAAATATTAAACCTTAAACAAACTCCCTAGTTACTAAATCTAAACCCAAATATAATGTCTATAATTGCATGAAAGAAGTTAATGCTGATCCCAACCATACCCTCTCACCTTCTAAATAATAAACCCTAAATTCTAGTCACTAAACTCTAATCCAAATATACCCTAAACCCTAAACCTAAATAAATAGATTAAGCTAAACCCTAATCAAGGAAGTATAGACCCAAATAGAATGTATATAATATGGTTTACTATACCCAAACTTTTACTTTGTAAATCTAAACCCTAGGCAGGAACCTATAACCCAAATACAATCTATAAATTGTTTTCCAATATTAAACACTTCAAAACACATTTACTTGGTTAGCATGTTCCATATCTTATATTCCATATAGTCTAAGTAGTATAGTAAACGAATGTTCCAAATAATCAAATTTGTCCAACACTCGAAAAATGAATTTCATATTACAATCAATCACACAAAATGACAAAGAAGAGACCTATCAAATTTAAAATCATGACATATTATTACATTTTTAAGGAGTAGTATAGAAATATGTCTCAAATAGTATGGTAACCGTACATAGGTAGCTATACTTAAAAATATATATTATACTATTCATTTCACCAAATATAGTATAGACGGCGAGTTCATCTTCTTCAATTCTTTTTTTTAAACAGACTGATACACATTCATTTATTTCACCATCATATAGAGATCGTCTTCATCTCCTCTCTTTTTCCCGACACGATGATGCTTTTACTGACTCGCCATCGTTGTTCTTCACCACTGGATCTGTAAAATAAAAACAGAAACGAAAACAGAGTATGTAAACAAAAGCATAATTGTGAAGAATCAATTGATTTAATAAAAAAAAGGAGAAAAAAATGAAAGAGTTGTTGTGTGTGTTCACCGTCTACGCTTTCATCGTTGTTTGTTCTTCACCACTGGATCTTTAAAACAAAACACAAACGAAAACAAAGTATGAAAACAAAAGCATGATTGTGAGAATCAATTGATTTTTATTTTTAAAAAGGAAAAGAAATGAAAGAGTTGTTGTGTGTGCTCACCGTCTATAACTTCATCGTTGTGTCTTCTTTTGAACAATTGATTGTTCTTTTGGTGAAGTATTGAAAGAGAAAAATTATGTGACAGAAGAAAATGTATGATTTTGTTGATAATCTGAAGAAGAAAGAGAGACAGTGGAAAGAGATGGTGGAGTAGAGACGTGGCGGTGGTGGTGATGGATTAGAAGAAGTGACTAAAAGTTTTTTATATATTTTTTAATTATTTTTGTTAGTAGATTTCACCGGTTGGTTTTAGAAGGTTAATATGAAAATAATCTATAATGTGTATAGTGTATATTGAAAAAATAGAGCTTTTAGATATTGGATGAATTATAATTTGTTCGATGGATGTAGGATGCAATTTCCCATTTTTTTTTCTTGATCAAATCTATTAAAAAATTTAGGAAAAATTTACTGGATATTCATAGGAGACTTAAAAATTAAGAATATGTTCATTCTACCCCGCAAGACCCTAGATGTGACAGGTTTAGCCAAAGATGTCTTGTGTTTTCAAGGGCTTTGGTTCTTCGGCACTTAGTTAGCAATACAATTTGATGATGATGTTGTCACAACACATGAGGGTCTCTTTAACCCAGTTTTTTATTTTTAGTGAAAGAGTAACCAAATTTAAGTCAAATCGAAAACGATCGGTTAAGACTTTATGTTTTCGATTTCAGTTTTCTTAATTAGATATATCTCTGTGGGCGATGAAGAAGAAGCCGATGGAGATCACGTTCAGTTCCTTGGTTAAAGGTGACGTCCTCTTTTATTTCTTTTAGTTATTTTCCATTTTTTTTAATTTTAATTGCCTTTTTAATTAATCTTACGTGTCACTTTGATTGGTTTTACGAATTGAGGTGAATTAGAAGGTTGTGTTATAAATTATATTGTAAATGTCCATAACCGGCCCGGTCCATAACCGGCCCGGTTCATAACCGGCCCAATGCTAGAGAGAGAGACTCGACCGTGAGGAGAGAGAGAGAATCGGCATCTTGTCTTTTCTTTATTAGATTATGATTTGTATTCTTTCCATATTTGTATTTCATTTCTTTAGTCTTTCCATTATTCTATGACGGTGTAATTCCCTATATATAAAATGCTCCTTATGTTTATGAATAATATAGAAACATAGATTTCATTCTCTTGTTTCACAACACGTTATCAACATGATCACGCTCTAAACCCCTAAGCTAAACAAACCCTAGCCGACGAATCCATAATCCCCTCGACGATAAACCCTAACCGTTGAGAACTCCCGATCACGAACCCTAAACCTAATTCCCATCTTGTTCCCGTTCGTGACACGATCCCACCTCGCGACCTCAGACCGTCTCAGCTCGATCCCGAGACACGATCCCTTATCAGCTCGATCCCGAGACACGACCTCAGCCAGCTCGCGATAGACGACTCGATACCGCTCGCGATAACAGCTTGTTTCCGTCCGTGATCAGACGATCTCAGCTTCAGCTCGCGTTCCCGATACCAGCAAGGACAACTCGCGATCCGTTCCAGCTCTAGACGACCTCAGTTCGTTCGCGTATCAATCTCAACGTTCAGCTCGCGGTTCTTCTTCTCATTGGAGGTCCATTCAACCCTACTTGAGGTTAAGGTAATTCGAAACCTTAAAGAGAACCCATAATCGAATGTTGATTGCTTGATATGAATTGAAACCATAAAATCTTAAACCCTAATCGAAACCATAGGGTAATAGATCAAAACCCCAATGAGTAAATCGAAGCTCATAATCATAATTTTGATACCCCAAACCCTTATAGAGATTGATTGTTTAATCAATTAAAATCGAAACCTTAATGGTTTTGAATCTCAAAACCCCAATGATCTAAGATCAAAATCGAAACTCTAATATCCATGATCCTAGCCGGCATACATGCTTATTGCATGAATGCATGAAATCAATTTTATTTAAAACCCTAATATTAAAACACATTCGATTTTATAAACCTTAATTCGAAATCAAATTGATTGATTGAATGAATTAAAATCGAAACCCTAATCTAATGATTTGAATCGAAATTGATTGTTTGAATGATTGTATGTTTGGATATAGTATGCTAGCCTTGATTAATTAAAACCGTATTGAATTTGATCACATAGAAATCGATTGCTAGGATTGATAATCTCATTCTTGAATTTGGTTGTTTGAATTGATAAAACCGATTGAATGATTTGTTTGATCGAAACCCTAATGTCTTGAAATTAAAATCGAATATTATCTTGTTTGACTGATTAAAACTGAATGCTTGAATTGAAATAGAAATTGCTTGCTAGGTTAAATGATTTATGCATTCACGTCTTGATAATGATCTGTCTAGTATTGATAGTTTTCATACATTCTCGAATGAACCNNNNNNNNNNNNNNNNNNNNNNNNNNNNNNNNNNNNNNNNNNNNNNNNNNNNNNNNNNNNNNNNNNNNNNNNNNNNNNNNNNNNNNNNNNNNNNNNNNNNNNNNNNNNNNNNNNNNNNNNNNNNNNNNNNNNNNNNNNNNNNNNNNNNNNNNNNNNNNNNNNNNNNNNNNNNNNNNNNNNNNNNNNNNNNNNNNNNNNNNNNNNNNNNNNNNNNNNNNNNNNNNNNNNNNNNNNNNNNNNNNNAATCCGGATTGCTTGAGCATATTGATTGCATTCGCTTGAACACTTTTCAATCTAAATTATGAAACATATGATTTCAGATGTCAAAAATCAACAACTTGGATTTTGCTGCCCTAAATCTCTCTGGAGATAATTACTTGCAATGGACACTTGATGCTAAGATCATCTTAAAATCCAAGGGACTTGGTGAGTGTATCACCAATGGCAATAATGCAAGTGAGAAATATAGATACATTATACGTCATCATCTTATTGAGAGTCTCAAAGATCAGTATTTGACTATTGAGAACCCTCTAGACCTTTGGACAGAGTTGAAAACGAGATATGATCACCAGAGAACGGTATTATTACCAAAGGCTACATATGATTGAAGGAATCTCAGAATCCAGGACTTCAAGTNNNNNNNNNNNNNNNNNNNNNNNNNNNNNNNNNNNNNNNNNNNNNNNNNNNNNNNNNNNNNNNNNNNNNNNNNNNNNNNNNNNNNNNNNNNNNNNNNNNNNNNNNNNNNNNNNNNNNNNNNNNNNNNNNNNNNNNNNNNNNNNNNNNNNNNNNNNNNNNNNNNNNNNNNNNNNNNNNNNNNNNNNNNNNNNNNNNNNNNNNNNNNNNNNNNNNNNNNNNNNNNNNNNNNNNNNNNNNNNNNNNNNNNNNNNNNNNNNNNNNNNNNNNNNNNNNNNNNNNAATCTCAGAATCCAGGACTTTAAGTCCGTGGACGAGTATAACTCAGCCCTGTTTAAAATAGTTTTGAAACTCAAACTGTGTGGTGAGGATATAACGGATAAGGATATGCTTTAGAAAACCTTTTCCACCTTCCACACAAGCAATGTGTTGTTACAACAACAATACCGTGAGAAGGGCTTCTCTACTTATGCTAATCTGATCTCTTTTTTATTGCTTGCGGAGCAGAACAATGAACTGTTGATGAGAAACAGTGAATTGAGACCTCCTGGAACAAAACCCATTACTTGAGGCACATGTGACCGTAGAGGCTAAGAAAGAGTTGAACCATGTCCAGAGTGATAGCCAACACAACCGTGGTCGTGGAAAATGGCATGGACATGGTGGTCGAGACCGAAACTCGTTTGGTCGAGGCCAAGGCAACTCATATGGCTGTGGCTCCTATGGAGGCTGTGGTACATCTTTCAAGCCACAAAACTCGACCAAATCTGAAGAAGCCTATTGAGCTTTAAAGACATTCGAATGAATGACTTTCATATTGAGACTAAGGGCGAAGGAAACAAAGAGTGCCTTCAGATCATAGAGATCGGCCAAGGCTATAAGAAAGTCTTAGAGTCTATACATGCGCTTTCTACTGGGCTTTTACTATGCTAAGGTCGGAATGTTAGAGACCAATGCTGGTGAGTTCACGTCCCAATCATTTAATGATTACTGTATGTCCATGGGAGTAAGTGTGGAACACTCTGTGGCACATGTACATACACAAAACGGCTTGGCCGAATCATTCATAAAACGAATTCAGCTAATAGCTATACTATTGCTTATGCGGTCTAAGCTTCCGGCCACAGCTTGGGGACACATGGTCTTGCACGCGGCCGAATTGATTCGTATCAGACCGTCT
The DNA window shown above is from Brassica oleracea var. oleracea cultivar TO1000 chromosome C3, BOL, whole genome shotgun sequence and carries:
- the LOC106335264 gene encoding uncharacterized protein LOC106335264; amino-acid sequence: MAWLARSIANSLKLDEDDGDDEKRLSGEDSVPNQSVSESQSPRGVKEDISELTKTLRSQFWGVASFLSQPSSSPDLQERNQSPDHAEEEDEDLIAGIRNDFAEIGGRFRTGISKLSENLPVSDFTKIASNFLQLGSEGADPKDYGDIIGVTEELVAFVRDLAMHPETWLDLPLPDEDDTFDEFEMTDDQHEHAMAVERLVPSLSSLRIELCPEYMSENCFWMIYFVLLHPKLTQHDASLLSTPQVLEARAMLSHELQKINRAPVEGESSEANAAVVEPLTVNPQEFETDKHTVESKEIQVVDKSVIEERNSSTDSSSSSRFVNVQAEDEEEEEEDADDWLNDEESSDAVSGMEGGATTKHPLGEEDEEDVSFSDLEDDDEERDVQVSSKRSTNSSSPDWVQI
- the LOC106335263 gene encoding DEAD-box ATP-dependent RNA helicase 27 → MGNLDLEQHSPEKEEMKTKKKRSRDKAKILKQLAKREVKEPKSITDEEPKKKKKKLKQVATEDEETEAISDEEPKKKKMGIMTNETFESLGLSDNTHKSIKEMGFARMTQIQAKAIPPLMMGKDVLGAARTGSGKTLAFLIPAVELLYHVRFTPRNGTGVIVICPTRELAIQSYLVAKELLKFHSQTVGKVIGGEPRKKEVEILVKGVNLLVATPGRLLDHLENTDGFVFKNLKFLVMDEADRILEQNFEEDMKKIIKLLPKTRQTSLFSATQTSKVEDLARVSLTSPVYIDVDEGRKEVTNEGLEQGYCVVPSAKRLLFLLTFLKTFHGKKKIMVFFSTCKSTKFHTELFRYIKIDCLAIHGGMEQSKRTSTFFQFVKLETGVLLCTNVGARGLDFPRVDWIVQYDPPDDPTEYIHRVGRTARGEGAKGKALLVLTPAELQFIQYLKAAKIPVEEHEFEEEKLLNVQAFLEKTISENSALSVSAKEAYKTYISGYDSHSMKDVFNAHRLDLKEVAASFCFSSPPKLLLKIHREGDGYRSKREPVNNKFNRGRGGRPGGKTKFERY